The Vicia villosa cultivar HV-30 ecotype Madison, WI unplaced genomic scaffold, Vvil1.0 ctg.001657F_1_1, whole genome shotgun sequence genome has a window encoding:
- the LOC131636169 gene encoding E3 ubiquitin-protein ligase PUB24-like, translating into MDDIEVPHFFICPISLQIMKDPVTAITGITYDRDSIEHWLLRNKNTTCPVTKQPLPLDSDLTPNHTLRRLIQSWCTQNASLGVDRIPTPKPPLTKAHVEKLLKGMKDPKVQLKSLMQLELLAAENERNKKCLLENGVPKAMIMFVYDCYKKGEIVEGIEEALSFLQFVKLPNDKAKNLLSENNEVLDCLTWILDLPSEMKNSVAVKSHAVLVLKRFINNCDSIVLERLKPEFFKSVVKSLKTGVITQQGLCAALHVLLCCCPLGRNRLMMVEAGAVNEMIEIELMSIPEKRITELTFGILFHLCSCANGRYQLLSHEGSIAVLTERILKGSMAVDDRAVFILSLISKFSATKTVLEEMLKVGTVSKLFVLLQADHAKYLKDKVMEIFKAHSEVWKTSPCFPQDSCYASLHR; encoded by the coding sequence ATGGACGACATTGAAGTTCCACACTTTTTCATTTGCCCAATCTCTCTCCAAATCATGAAAGATCCAGTTACTGCTATAACAGGCATAACCTACGACCGAGACAGCATCGAACATTGGTTACTCCGAAACAAAAACACTACATGTCCTGTCACAAAACAACCTCTCCCTCTAGATTCTGATTTAACACCGAATCATACACTCCGTCGATTGATTCAATCATGGTGCACACAGAATGCTTCGCTCGGTGTCGATAGGATTCCAACGCCGAAGCCGCCTCTCACGAAAGCTCATGTCGAGAAGCTTCTCAAAGgaatgaaagatcctaaagttcAGCTCAAGAGTTTAATGCAGTTGGAGTTACTTGCTGCGGAGAATGAGAGGAataagaagtgtttgttggaaaaCGGTGTCCCGAAAGCAATGATCATGTTCGTATATGATTGTTATAAAAAAGGCGAAATCGTGGAAGGTATCGAAGAAGCTCTTAGTTTTTTACAATTTGTTAAGCTTCCAAACGACAAAGCTAAGAATCTTTTATCAGAAAACAATGAAGTATTAGATTGTTTAACATGGATATTAGATTTACCTTCTGAAATGAAGAACTCGGTAGCTGTGAAATCTCATGCGGTTTTGGTGCTTAAAAGATTCATCAACAACTGTGATTCAATTGTTCTAGAGAGATTAAAACCCGAGTTTTTTAAAAGCGTTGTAAAATCTCTAAAAACCGGTGTAATAACTCAACAAGGTTTATGTGCTGCTTTACATGTTTTATTATGTTGTTGTCCTTTGGGAAGAAACAGGTTAATGATGGTTGAAGCTGGTGCTGTTAACGAAATGATAGAGATCGAATTAATGTCGATACCAGAGAAGAGAATCACGGAGCTAACTTTCGGTATTTTGTTTCATTTGTGTTCTTGTGCTAATGGGAGATATCAGCTTTTGAGTCATGAAGGTTCGATTGCGGTGTTGACAGAGAGAATCTTGAAGGGTTCAATGGCGGTTGATGATAGAGCGGTGTTTATACTTTCTTTGATAAGTAAATTCTCTGCTACTAAGACGGTTTTGGAAGAGATGTTAAAAGTTGGAACTGTTTCTAAGCTTTTTGTTTTGCTTCAAGctgatcatgctaagtatttgaaGGATAAAGTTATGGAAATATTTAAGGCTCATTCTGAGGTTTGGAAGACTTCTCCTTGCTTTCCTCAAGATTCTTGTTATGCTAGTTTGCATAGGTGA